A genomic region of Miscanthus floridulus cultivar M001 chromosome 3, ASM1932011v1, whole genome shotgun sequence contains the following coding sequences:
- the LOC136546828 gene encoding protein S40-5-like has protein sequence MAGVREEEFDEGDVWDVLQDDNRPASAALMATTTPPRIRRGSNKSKKVVASSKDESVAAGGAGAGAGARGRGRSSAPVAIPAGSSSSARRRGGNSEEDEEDDDDGGEMLPPHEWLARKMERMGVASPPDQACWPGRSKGRELTKVRDAVLPKTAFSER, from the coding sequence ATGGCCGGAGTGCGGGAAGAAGAGTTCGACGAGGGGGATGTGTGGGACGTGCTGCAGGATGATAACCGTCCGGCGTCGGCGGCGCTCATGGCAACTACTACTCCACCAAGGATTAGGAGGGGTAGTAACAAGTCCAAGAAGGTCGTTGCGTCGTCCAAGGACGAGTCGGTTGCCGCaggtggcgccggcgccggcgccggcgcgagaGGCAGGGGAAGGTCGTCGGCGCCGGTGGCCATTCCGGCTGGCAGCTCGAGCTCGGCGAGGCGGCGAGGCGGCAACAGCGAAGAagacgaggaggacgacgacgacggaggAGAGATGCTGCCTCCGCATGAGTGGCTGGCGAGGAAGATGGAGCGGATGGGCGTGGCGTCGCCGCCGGATCAGGCGTGCTGGCCGGGGAGGAGCAAGGGGCGGGAGCTGACCAAAGTCAGGGACGCCGTGCTCCCCAAGACCGCCTTCTCTGAGCGGTAG